A region of Mycobacteriales bacterium DNA encodes the following proteins:
- a CDS encoding AMP-binding protein, with amino-acid sequence MTAQGVRPDLIGDMLTFGAQRSPDRVLFAIEGGDSRTYSEVDGRATRLAKSLLGRGLRRGDRLAVWADDSVEYLETYMAAARAGLVMVPVNNRLTPQEARYIVEDADARALLVSDGLAERADATFSAGDFALVGTYGQDTALGATRFEDLVAGDGVDALPQLDEEDLYIIAYTSGTTGFPKGAMLTHRSLKNLARMNTVSYHLPLASVAAYTGSMSFTATVCAFAMSHLFVGGSMHLLGKWDAGRAVDLVIRRSATFVYVPTPGMADFGAAVRERPEALDTLTTVLHSASKAPAQRLAGLAEVVGPRLVEGWGMTEISGGIVTAFTGRDILGPCDAMDLYDSVGRVTVDASVEIVDEQRRPLPHDGKSEGELAVRSTSLMAGYWHRPEATAQSMQDGWYYSGDIGSIDPAGYVYVRERRVDMIVSGGMNIYPAEVEGVIATLEGVEEVAVVAAPHERYGQTVAAAVVVARGARLTEADVIEHCRRHLASYKKPTVVRFVGELPKTVSMKLKRQAIRAALFDGDRPS; translated from the coding sequence GTGACCGCTCAGGGCGTACGACCCGACCTCATCGGGGACATGCTCACCTTCGGAGCGCAGCGCAGCCCCGATCGGGTGCTGTTCGCGATCGAGGGCGGCGACTCGCGTACTTACTCCGAAGTGGACGGACGCGCGACCCGGTTGGCGAAGAGCCTGCTGGGCCGCGGGTTGCGGCGCGGCGATCGCCTCGCCGTCTGGGCGGACGACTCCGTCGAGTACCTGGAGACGTACATGGCGGCGGCCCGGGCCGGGCTGGTCATGGTCCCGGTGAACAACCGGCTGACCCCGCAGGAGGCCCGCTACATCGTCGAGGACGCCGACGCGCGGGCCCTCCTGGTCTCCGACGGTCTGGCCGAGCGGGCCGACGCGACGTTCTCCGCCGGCGACTTCGCGCTCGTCGGCACGTACGGCCAGGACACCGCGCTGGGCGCGACCCGCTTCGAGGACCTCGTTGCCGGCGACGGCGTGGACGCGCTGCCGCAGCTGGACGAGGAGGACCTGTACATCATCGCGTACACCAGCGGCACGACCGGTTTCCCCAAGGGGGCGATGCTGACCCACCGGTCGCTGAAGAACCTGGCCCGGATGAACACGGTCTCCTATCACCTGCCGCTGGCCTCCGTCGCCGCGTACACCGGCTCGATGTCGTTCACGGCCACCGTGTGCGCCTTCGCGATGAGCCACCTGTTCGTCGGCGGGTCGATGCACCTGCTCGGCAAGTGGGACGCGGGCCGCGCGGTCGACCTCGTCATCCGCCGCAGCGCGACCTTCGTCTACGTCCCGACCCCCGGCATGGCGGACTTCGGTGCGGCCGTACGGGAGCGGCCGGAGGCGCTCGACACGCTGACCACGGTCCTGCACTCGGCCTCCAAGGCCCCGGCGCAGCGGCTGGCCGGCCTCGCCGAGGTCGTCGGGCCCCGGCTGGTCGAGGGCTGGGGGATGACCGAGATCAGCGGCGGGATCGTCACCGCCTTCACCGGCCGCGACATCCTCGGGCCGTGCGACGCGATGGACCTCTACGACTCCGTCGGCCGGGTGACGGTGGACGCGTCGGTCGAGATCGTCGATGAGCAACGGCGGCCGCTGCCGCACGACGGCAAGTCCGAGGGCGAGCTGGCCGTGCGGTCGACCTCGCTGATGGCCGGCTACTGGCATCGTCCGGAGGCGACCGCCCAGTCGATGCAGGACGGCTGGTACTACAGCGGGGACATCGGTTCCATCGACCCCGCCGGCTACGTGTACGTCCGCGAGCGCCGGGTGGACATGATCGTCTCCGGGGGCATGAACATCTACCCGGCCGAGGTCGAGGGCGTGATCGCCACCCTCGAGGGCGTGGAGGAGGTGGCCGTCGTCGCCGCTCCCCACGAGCGGTACGGCCAGACGGTGGCTGCCGCCGTGGTCGTCGCCCGCGGCGCGCGGCTGACGGAGGCCGACGTGATCGAGCACTGCCGCCGGCACCTGGCCAGCTACAAGAAGCCGACCGTGGTGCGATTCGTCGGCGAGCTGCCGAAGACCGTGAGCATGAAGCTCAAGCGCCAGGCGATCCGCGCGGCCCTGTTCGACGGGGACCGACCGTCGTGA
- the ligD gene encoding non-homologous end-joining DNA ligase: MAEPRDPAGRGRLPALIRPMMATLSELPPAAQDDLWAYEVKWDGVRAVAYAEDGGLRLMSRTDRDITVRYPELHPLGAALAGMSVVLDGELVSLDADARPSFGRLQHRMHVTDDAEARGLVGRYPVTYMIFDVLVADGRSLLDRPYVERRTRLNDLDLAGPAWQTPPSWIGGGPDLVAATAAQGLEGVIAKRTSSTYRPGQRSKEWRKIKNLQTADILIGGWNPGEGRRAGTVGSLLMGLSTPDGLAYIGNVGTGFTDAVLRDLLRRLEPLSTPTSPFDAVPVPREFARRAHWVRPELGGEVAYAELGSDGRLRHPRWRGLRD; this comes from the coding sequence ATGGCGGAACCGAGGGACCCGGCCGGCCGGGGTCGGCTGCCGGCGTTGATCCGGCCGATGATGGCCACGCTCAGCGAGCTCCCGCCGGCGGCGCAGGACGACCTCTGGGCGTACGAGGTGAAGTGGGACGGCGTCCGCGCCGTCGCCTACGCCGAGGACGGCGGGCTGCGGCTGATGTCCCGGACCGACCGTGACATCACCGTTCGCTACCCCGAGCTCCATCCCCTCGGGGCCGCTCTCGCCGGTATGTCCGTCGTCCTCGACGGCGAGCTCGTCTCCCTCGACGCCGACGCCCGGCCGTCCTTCGGGCGGCTGCAGCACCGGATGCACGTCACCGACGACGCCGAGGCCCGCGGCCTCGTCGGCCGCTACCCCGTCACCTACATGATCTTCGACGTCCTGGTCGCCGACGGACGCTCACTCCTCGACCGGCCCTACGTCGAACGCCGGACCCGGCTCAACGACCTCGACCTCGCCGGGCCGGCCTGGCAGACCCCGCCGTCCTGGATCGGCGGCGGCCCGGACCTCGTCGCCGCCACCGCCGCCCAGGGCCTGGAAGGGGTCATCGCCAAGCGGACCAGCTCGACCTACCGACCCGGGCAGCGCAGCAAGGAGTGGCGCAAGATCAAGAACCTGCAGACCGCCGACATCCTCATCGGCGGCTGGAACCCCGGCGAAGGCCGCCGTGCGGGCACCGTCGGCTCCCTCCTCATGGGACTGTCCACACCGGACGGACTCGCCTACATCGGCAACGTCGGCACCGGCTTCACCGACGCCGTTCTGCGTGACCTCCTGCGCCGCCTCGAACCACTGTCGACCCCGACGTCACCGTTCGACGCCGTCCCCGTCCCCCGCGAGTTCGCCCGCCGCGCCCACTGGGTCCGACCGGAACTCGGCGGCGAGGTCGCCTACGCCGAACTCGGCTCCGACGGCCGCCTCCGCCACCCCCGCTGGCGCGGCCTGCGAGACTGA
- a CDS encoding 2Fe-2S iron-sulfur cluster-binding protein translates to MTVTSPVMLGQIGRLVTLTIDGTEVRVPEGATILDALHDQGTPEQADTPTLCWAPNLNPVNACRVCVVEVENSRALVPSCARKAEDGMVVRTDSEKVRHSRRMVLELLASSADMSQASPDVQRWMGAYGVDAARYGPPAPPSTDRDSRHAGHHHAPDGTTAATVEQPVKVDNDLYVRDYSRCIMCYKCVKACGTDAQFTFAIAAAGRGFDARIATEFNAELPESACVYCGNCIGVCPTGALKSVREHELREADDWHPDEEVVTTTICSFCGVGCNLELHVQQNSIVNVTSPADHSVTHGHLCIKGRFGFQHVQNLPPAP, encoded by the coding sequence ATGACCGTTACCAGCCCGGTGATGCTGGGGCAGATCGGCCGCCTGGTCACCCTGACCATCGACGGCACGGAGGTCCGCGTACCCGAGGGCGCGACGATCCTGGACGCGCTGCACGACCAGGGCACGCCCGAGCAGGCCGACACCCCGACGCTGTGCTGGGCGCCGAACCTGAACCCGGTCAACGCCTGCCGGGTGTGCGTGGTGGAGGTCGAGAACTCCCGGGCGCTGGTGCCGTCCTGCGCGCGCAAGGCCGAGGACGGGATGGTGGTGCGCACCGACTCGGAGAAGGTGCGGCACAGCCGCCGGATGGTGCTGGAGCTGCTGGCCTCGTCCGCGGACATGTCCCAGGCCAGCCCGGACGTCCAGCGCTGGATGGGCGCGTACGGGGTCGACGCGGCCCGCTACGGCCCGCCGGCACCACCCTCGACCGACCGCGACTCCCGGCACGCCGGCCACCACCACGCCCCCGACGGCACGACGGCCGCGACGGTCGAGCAGCCGGTGAAGGTCGACAACGACCTCTACGTACGGGACTACTCCCGCTGCATCATGTGCTACAAGTGCGTCAAGGCCTGCGGTACGGACGCCCAGTTCACCTTCGCGATCGCGGCCGCCGGCCGCGGCTTCGACGCGCGCATCGCGACCGAGTTCAACGCGGAGCTGCCCGAGTCCGCCTGCGTCTACTGCGGCAACTGCATCGGCGTCTGCCCTACCGGAGCCCTGAAGTCCGTCCGCGAGCACGAGCTGCGCGAGGCCGACGACTGGCACCCCGACGAGGAGGTCGTCACCACGACCATCTGCTCGTTCTGCGGCGTCGGCTGCAACCTGGAACTGCACGTCCAGCAGAACTCGATCGTCAACGTCACCAGCCCGGCGGACCACTCGGTCACCCACGGCCACCTCTGCATCAAGGGCCGCTTCGGCTTCCAGCACGTCCAGAACCTCCCACCCGCTCCCTGA
- a CDS encoding NAD(P)H-dependent oxidoreductase subunit E: MDLRLSDAEATPQETEVVDAVFDALRGADDVPGPDRRFVDGGHAARGRRHMLLPALHAVSDAVGHISPGALNHVARVLAVPPADVYGVATFYAMFSTEPRPPRVVHVCDDVACGPFGGEEIIAGLDGLDPEQSTVVRSPCLGLCERAPAVLFQRAGAPDFSLAPARTETVLGADFAAADAAFGDTSVSVPQTGQAGLRLLRRVGVVDPESLDSYRAAGGYTALRRAVEMGAGRVVREITDASLTGRGGAAFPTGMKWDGVAKAPERPHYLVCNADESEPGTFKDRVLMESDPFGLIEAMTIAGYAAGCERGYLYIRGEYPLATRRLETAIAAARLRGYLGDDVMGEGFAFDIELRRGAGAYICGEETALLNSIEGFRGEPRNKPPFPSVSGLFGKPTVINNVETLYNVLEVLAVGGPAFASIGGGRSTGTKLFCVSGAVGTPGVYEVEFGTTLRELLVLAGGIRGELRTILLGGAAGGFVPPDQLDVVLTLEGAREIGATLGSGVVMAFDTAADLTGTLRRIAAFFRDESCGQCVPCRVGTVRQEEALARLERNAPIGSRDTELALLDDLARVMQDASICGLGQTAPAAIRSALSLGLLDAPPSLNGSRTGRGPH, translated from the coding sequence GTGGATCTTCGCCTGTCCGATGCCGAAGCGACCCCGCAGGAGACCGAGGTCGTCGACGCGGTCTTCGACGCGCTCCGCGGCGCCGACGACGTACCGGGACCCGACCGGCGGTTCGTGGACGGCGGCCACGCGGCCCGGGGACGGCGGCACATGCTGCTCCCGGCGCTGCACGCGGTGTCCGACGCGGTGGGCCACATCAGCCCGGGGGCGCTGAACCACGTCGCCCGGGTGCTCGCCGTCCCCCCGGCCGACGTGTACGGGGTCGCGACCTTCTACGCGATGTTCTCGACCGAGCCCCGGCCGCCCCGCGTCGTGCATGTCTGCGACGACGTGGCCTGCGGCCCGTTCGGCGGTGAGGAGATCATCGCCGGGCTCGACGGCCTCGATCCCGAGCAGTCCACCGTGGTACGCAGCCCGTGCCTCGGGCTGTGCGAGCGGGCGCCGGCGGTGCTGTTCCAGCGGGCCGGCGCGCCGGACTTCAGCCTGGCCCCGGCCCGTACCGAGACCGTCCTGGGCGCCGACTTCGCCGCGGCGGACGCGGCGTTCGGCGACACCTCGGTGAGCGTTCCGCAGACCGGGCAGGCGGGACTGCGGCTGCTGCGCCGCGTCGGGGTCGTCGACCCGGAGAGCCTGGACAGCTACCGCGCCGCCGGCGGCTACACGGCCCTGCGGCGGGCGGTCGAGATGGGCGCCGGCCGGGTCGTCCGGGAGATCACGGACGCGTCGCTGACCGGTCGCGGCGGCGCCGCGTTCCCCACCGGGATGAAGTGGGACGGCGTCGCCAAGGCGCCGGAGCGGCCGCACTACCTGGTCTGCAACGCCGACGAGTCCGAGCCCGGCACGTTCAAGGACCGGGTCCTCATGGAGAGCGACCCGTTCGGCCTGATCGAGGCGATGACGATCGCCGGGTACGCCGCCGGCTGCGAGCGCGGCTACCTCTACATCCGCGGTGAGTACCCGCTGGCCACCCGGCGGCTGGAGACGGCGATCGCGGCGGCCCGGCTGCGCGGCTACCTCGGCGACGACGTCATGGGCGAGGGGTTCGCGTTCGACATCGAGCTGCGCCGCGGCGCGGGGGCGTACATCTGCGGCGAGGAGACCGCCCTGCTCAACTCGATCGAGGGCTTCCGCGGCGAGCCCCGCAACAAGCCGCCGTTCCCGAGCGTGAGCGGGCTGTTCGGCAAGCCCACGGTGATCAACAACGTCGAGACGCTCTACAACGTGCTCGAGGTGCTCGCCGTCGGCGGGCCGGCGTTCGCGTCGATCGGCGGCGGGCGCTCCACCGGGACCAAGCTGTTCTGCGTGTCCGGTGCGGTCGGCACGCCCGGTGTCTACGAGGTGGAGTTCGGCACCACGCTGCGCGAGCTGCTCGTGCTCGCCGGCGGGATCCGCGGGGAGCTGCGCACGATCCTGCTCGGCGGCGCGGCGGGCGGGTTCGTCCCGCCCGACCAGCTCGACGTCGTGCTGACCCTGGAGGGCGCCCGCGAGATCGGCGCCACGCTGGGCTCGGGCGTCGTGATGGCCTTCGACACCGCCGCGGACCTCACCGGTACCCTGCGGCGCATCGCCGCGTTCTTCCGCGACGAGTCCTGCGGGCAGTGCGTGCCCTGCCGGGTGGGCACCGTCCGGCAGGAGGAGGCGCTGGCCCGGCTGGAGCGCAACGCTCCGATCGGCTCGCGGGACACCGAGCTCGCGCTGCTCGACGACCTGGCCCGGGTCATGCAGGACGCCTCGATCTGCGGGCTCGGGCAGACCGCGCCGGCGGCGATCCGCTCCGCGCTGTCGCTGGGTCTGCTCGACGCACCGCCCTCGCTCAACGGCTCGCGCACGGGAAGGGGTCCGCACTGA
- a CDS encoding aminotransferase class IV — MDHPTAHGTHDHADDPRNADVLVNVDGRLVPRGQAVVSVFDAGFVLGDGVWEGLRVSAGHPAFLEQHLDRLWEGAAAIALDVGRSRDELTAEIYRTLQANGMDGDGVHVRLMVTRGPKSTPYQDPRMSAGPATLVIIAEHKDPLPATAVTGLTLFTVHVRRAQPDTLDPKLNSHSKLNDITACIQAYTAGADEALMLDPHGFVATCNSTHFFIVRGDEVWTSTGMYCLGGITRGNVLRVCERAGIPARERSFSLTEVYSADEAFVTGTFAGLVPVHTVDGRRIGDGRRGPMVGRLQELYRELVREDVAGRRAP, encoded by the coding sequence ATGGACCACCCGACCGCGCACGGCACCCACGACCATGCCGACGACCCGCGCAACGCGGACGTCCTGGTCAACGTCGACGGCCGGCTCGTCCCGCGCGGGCAGGCCGTGGTGAGCGTGTTCGACGCCGGATTCGTGCTCGGCGACGGCGTCTGGGAGGGGCTGCGGGTCAGCGCCGGGCACCCCGCGTTCCTCGAGCAGCACCTCGACCGGCTGTGGGAGGGCGCCGCCGCGATCGCGCTGGACGTCGGCCGCAGCCGGGACGAGCTGACCGCCGAGATCTACCGGACGCTCCAGGCGAACGGCATGGACGGCGACGGTGTGCATGTCCGGCTGATGGTGACCCGGGGGCCGAAGTCGACGCCGTACCAGGACCCGCGCATGTCGGCCGGCCCGGCCACGCTGGTGATCATCGCCGAGCACAAGGACCCGCTGCCGGCCACAGCCGTGACAGGCCTGACGCTGTTCACCGTCCACGTACGCCGGGCCCAGCCGGACACGCTCGACCCGAAGCTCAACTCGCACAGCAAGCTCAACGACATCACCGCCTGCATCCAGGCCTACACCGCCGGCGCGGACGAGGCGCTGATGCTCGACCCGCACGGGTTCGTCGCCACCTGCAACTCGACGCACTTCTTCATCGTGCGCGGCGACGAGGTGTGGACCTCGACCGGCATGTACTGCCTCGGCGGCATCACCCGCGGCAACGTGCTGCGGGTCTGCGAGCGGGCCGGCATCCCGGCCCGCGAGCGCAGCTTCAGCCTGACCGAGGTCTACAGCGCGGACGAGGCCTTCGTCACCGGGACGTTCGCCGGCCTGGTGCCGGTGCACACGGTCGACGGCCGGCGCATCGGCGACGGCCGCCGCGGTCCGATGGTCGGACGACTGCAGGAGCTCTACCGCGAGCTCGTCCGCGAGGACGTCGCCGGGCGGCGCGCGCCGTGA